A stretch of DNA from Acanthopagrus latus isolate v.2019 chromosome 7, fAcaLat1.1, whole genome shotgun sequence:
ACTTTATAGTCTACTAAGTGAGCTAGAAGTGAGTAGatttatagtttgtttttccCCACTTAttctacttctttttcttttttcatttacGTCTGCTTCCGTGTTCCTCAGTTGCATTTCATGTAACATTTCACGTCACATTTCACGGAGTAGTGACTCAGGAGTCGTCGGCTTTCCCCACACACATTAAGATTTTTAGTCATAAATAttgaacaagtttaacatttatgaCTGTCAGCTGCGACCCGTTTCTGAGCAAATTACTGGAACAAATTGACTCTTAACACACCACAGACCACAGGATAATTGTATAGGATAATCTTATAAGACAAAAGATAATCTTCCGTGGTCAGGAAGGGGTAAAATCGGAGCAAAATCAGTCCGATTATCGTTATGTGAGTATTGCCCTTTAATTTAACATAGCCTACCATTAGCGATGTAACAATACACTCACCTCATGATTCGATACGGTTCACGATTTTTTGTTCACGATACGATTTTCTCAcgatttcattttatttttaatcaaaatgagcTACAGACAAATTATgaccaaataaaatgatcttttattcttagggaaaaaaaatcttagagGTGCTTTCTTTACAGGAACTctgtaaaacagtttgtgtcctCTTATAAAAAGTGCAACTTAAATGGTCaccttaaacaacaaaatatgaaaaatatatccTTTCTTCTCACAAGTAAACAATCTCAGAAGTAAACTGGTGTAATTCAGtatctccaaaaacaaaagaatataaAATCTTGACCAAAAAAAGAGGTCCTTTCTTTACAGAATTATTACACACTATTTTTGTCTTATAAAAAAGTGCAACTGAGGTAGTTATTAacttaaatgacaaagaaaaactgtatttttaaaaacaaatcccacatcaaaataatatcaaaacataaaatctcTTCAAATAAAGTAAGACTGGCTTGTGTAGCTTGAAACTTTCACGTTGCTCTTGAGGAAAAtcaacatgtcaacattctaaatataatattatatatatatatatgtgtatatatatgtatatatgtatatatatatacatatatatgtatatatatacatatacatatataatatatatatatatataatatataatatatacataatatatatacacacacacacatatatatatatatatacacacacattatatatatatatatacatatacatatatatatatatatatatatatacatatatatacatatacatatatatatatatacatatacatatatatctatagacacacatatatatatatacacacatatatatatatacacacatatatatatacacatatacatatatatatacacacatatatatatatatacacacatatatatatacacatatacacatatatatatatacacatatacatatatatatatatatatatacacacacacacacatatatataaatatatataaatatatatatatacatatatatatatatatacacacatatatatacatatacatatatatatatacatacatatatatatatacatatacatatatatatatacatatacatatacatatatatattatatatatataatatatacatatatatatattacatataataaacatatacatatatatatatatatatattatatatatatatacaatacatatatatatacatatatatatatacatatacatatatatacatatatatatatatatatatatatatatatatatatatatatatatatatatattatatatatatatatatatatataacatatatatacatatatataaatacatatatatttatatatatatatatatatatatataattatatatatatatatatatatatatatatatatatatatatatatatatatatacacacacacacacacacatatatatatatatatatatatagatgcAAAGCCTCTCGTCAGGGTGGTTTGCCCCTTCGGCAATTTTCGCTCAGGAGGTGGCGTAACGTTACTTTGTTTCTCACTGTGGTAGCGGTTAATATGCTGCTGCATATTGCTCATGTTGCCGGTATATGTTTGCAGTCTCTTGCAATATTTacatgctgttttggttttgtctgtcCGTTTCTCACcagttgtatttgtgtatatggGGAATCCAAAATGCCGCCACAGGTGATTTAAAACCGCTCGGTGCATCCTCAATTTCAAAGTTGTTGCCTACCGTCACCACGTCTTCCCTCATTCTGTGCCCCGTACCTAAGTAGTGACGTGTCACGTTACTTGATTCGCGATTCATTTTTTCTGTCAACCGGCGCAAATCGTCACGCATTTTTAGCGATTCTTAATCGCGTCACGATGCATCGTTACATCCCTACCTACCATCACTAGTTAGAACATATGGCATTTGTTGAGGCAGCAGCCTGATGTCCGTATGACTAGATATCATGTTAAGATGTGGAAACTAATTTGTTAAATTGTAAGAGAGTAATAGCCAACACCAAACAACtcctttgcacacacacacacacacacacacactcttctcatctctctcacaTTCCCTCAAGCACgtgtgaacacacaaacaaacacacacctttacTCCCAGTCTTAGGTTACCACCACACCATATAAGCCTACACCAGACATTATTAATAGGTATTTGGTAGTTATGGTTAACGCTGCAGATGCACAAATCTATATTAAGATGATTACACTGAAGTGAGTACAGGGCTAGTTTACATCATGAAATTTGTTATgcaaattaataaatgtttttttttaaataaatacctGTATGAtttttcaggaataaaagccaATTGCTAGGTCTATTTAACAGGCCCGTCATTTTAGTTATgcattatttggtattttttaataatgcaaaattattatttattagattACTCAATCAACTGATGGGATAATCGGTAGAATACTCGATTCTAAAAATATTCCATAGCCGCAGCACTACAGATAACTGATGTGGACATTAATGACAGTGCTACCATTCTTTAATTTTCCCCCATAAATTTCCTGccataaattaacaaaaaaacttgGGTTTCCATAGTCTTTCATGAAGTATATCATATACTTCATAACAGACCAGGGAATCCCAAGTACTGCCACTTTCATAGAAATAgcttattttaattaaatttgaCTGAACGGCTACATAAAGCAACTGTATTAGATTGCATCATATTGCATCAACTCCACTACACTGCATCAAATCGTATGCATTGAACCAGAGCATCTGTAGCTAGATGTGAAGACAGAGctgaacacatgcagacataCCTGATGTCCTGGAACAATGGAGGGGATGATTGAGGGGCTGCTGCTTAGCAATAGTTAACAGTTTCTTTAAGAAAAGCAGTTACTTAAAGTATAGCAGTTACTTCAACTAAAGCTATCTGTCCAGGGTTGAGCCAGACAGAGGATGTAAGAGTAagaaccagaaaatatttttaaaaggatgaagtgaaaacagtttGCACACTGCATCTCCACACCAACTTGTAGGGAGCAGAAAAGCCCAATGACAGCCAAGTTTAATTATGGCCTGCAAGGAGGTTTTGGATGATATGTCATATAAATTATCACTAGCAATGTTTGCATTTCCATTCTTACATGTGGTAAAAAACTCAAATGTACAGCCTGTTTGCAGCTTTATTCTAACTGATACCAAACCTTTCAAAAAAAAGCTGAGATCAGCAAGGCAGGAGGACGGTTTATTTGTTCAGAGTTTGGTATTTAATAAGTAGATTTAAGTGGCTGTGTCCTCGGAGGCAGACCAATCAGACCAGTCAAAATTTCAGAAGCAATTTCTGTTTTGCTGATCATGAAAATAGTTGTTTTAGACCAGGTCTTACCTCTCCCACATACTCCATGACGAACGTGTTCTTCTTGATATGCTGAAGTGTACGGACACCCCATCCCCTGCCATTCTCTGTCTTAAAGATGCACAGGTCAAACTGGATGCCCTTCTGCACCACTCTGTTGGGACAATTGGGTCCACAGCTGCATTGGGAGTTACATTCATATATGGGCTGTCCTGCCCGGATCCGCACCTGCCCTCTGTCATTGTAGGCCATGCGGTGCAGGGAGGCCCCGGGGCAGCAGCCATTCACTGGCTCCTCTAAACAGTTCTTACATTCACAACCCACAGCCATCTCATCCAACACAATGCCCTGGCCTACTTTGTAGTTGTTGATGTAGGTGAAGTGTTTTGGCGGGCCCTCGAAGTCCACTTCGTTGTTGACAAAAATGCGACCTGGGTGGTTGCGAGTCTGATTCAAATGGGACTCCCAGCGCTGTAGAGTTTGCCGCAGTTTGGCTTTCTGGGTCAGGAAGGAGGAAACTTCCTTATCTAGCTTTTTAGGGGTGCAGCGCCTATTGTGACGCCTCAGCTCCTTGTCCAGGTCAAGGTGGAACTGTTTCATCAGTTTGGGGCATTTGAGGTTCCTCTTGGGTTCCCATGAGTTATCTGACTCTGGGAAGCCCCTCCACTTTACCAGATAGAACTCCTcctcctgaaacacaacaacttCAATTAGGGGCAAAGACTGGAATTTTTCTCTCATATACATCAGTTTTTGTATGTCTTGTATGTCTAGGGCTGGCCAATATGACCttgaaaaattataaaatatatttaggCTAAGGGCACTCCGATTAATTGGACACCGATCGTTACTGGCCGATCTACACTGTGAAAAGTTTGATTGGTGGTCTCTATTAAGCCTTATCAGAGGAGCCAATCCCTTACATAAACAGTTTCTTAATCCGCTAATAAAAtgccacagccacacacaccacaggacTGCTGCTCGctggctgctaacagctaactagctctcctcctgtcaatAGCAATACAGATTTCCAGTGCCTTCTTGGTTTAACCAGCCCAACATATTAGTGAGGTCCTGCCAGCCAGCTATTTGTGACTGAGAAGACAGACTGGAAGGTACTAAGCCAGGGATTGTAACTAACGTCAACACAGCATGAGAAGCCACGCTCCAATTGAGTCAGAAGTAGTGTGTTCAATGTATCATTTGCTCAGTATGAGTATGTTTTCTGTCATCCAGAGTGGGAGGACAAAGCGATACCCTTTGTTTCAAGCCTTTACTGCATGAGAACCAACAGCTTagagctgacagagctaacagtTTACAGACAAGGTGAACGGCAAGACTAAAAGTTTGTGTTCAGAGGAACATGAAGTGTTAAACAGTGAACTAGAATTAAATACGACAACACAACAAGTTTACCAAGTAAATGCACTGAGGTAGGCTACTTTAGCTGAGTACAACTGACTTTAAACTTCGAGTTTCAGATACTTTATATCAGTCTACACTGTATCATATATCTTATATCGGAGATGAAAGTAACCAGGTACTGAATTCTGTgtcctgtttacattttttaaaattctccTTTTACAGTTTAAAGTAGGGATGCACCGAAATGAAAATTTCTGAAATTGTCTCTCTCTCGTACTCAGCATGCATGTTGAACACTCATTGCAAACTGCAAATCTTTTCTCACTCTCCAACActttaaaatatctcaacacTGCCGACGTTGCCGACAGCAATCATTCAAAGGTTATGGCCCCCAAAAATCTCGATACGGCACCCGTATTTTAGGCCATATCATGATATACGATACAGTCAACAGTATTGTAAGAATGACCATTGGTGCTTTGACAAAATACTACATTTTTGTATCgttaataaacaataatgtgaatgtaatgacTAAGTAGGTAaagacaagtattagaacaTTCGAACAGTCTGTTTAACTGAGAAAATGACATCAAtctactgtaatgcagcctttaaaaccaggaaaagacaaccgTGATGCCATATCATGATATCCGAAATCTAGGACCacatatagtctcatatcatgataactATACATAATATGTGGTATAAACTGTCAAGCCCTGTTTGGGCAGTGTGGGTTACACAGACAGTAGATGACACACAGGGCTGTACTACTAAGCAATTTGGTGTTAAAGTGAGATGTGTTGAGTCTAAAGCCAGAGTTTTTCATGTCACAAAGGTAGCTAACTTTATGCTGCCTGAACAGGACAGATCAAAGTTCTGTCTTGAAATCGGCTAGAAAGCTCCGTTACAATCAATAGTCATGAGCCATAGAGCCAGAGGTATTCTCATCTGAGGGAATACACTATGCAAACTCGTTGAGCTTCAACATAAGATTAATGCCATTAAACcagtagcacttactgtatgtattgtgttgttttctttcgCAACATGAGCATAAAGTAATGGAAccaaaattgtttttattttatttgaaaggtTGTTCTTGCCCTCACTGATGCACTGGTTGTGTTCCCTGACCATTTGCCAACACTGGCTATAAAAGAAACCTTCTATGAAGTagcacaacaaacaacatacaATGTAAGACATAAAGgtatcaagttttttttaaatttgagggTCTCGAGAATACACAGTTTGTAACATAAGAAAGAGGAGGCATTGAGAGGGACTGAGTGTCGCTGCCTTATTTGCAGCAACAGTGTTTTCAATCTAATATTTTCTTCATTGGAAGTAGAGGTAGTTTCCTTGCATTTTATGCAGAAGTAGAGTCAAGTTATATCATATTCCATTTTTTATGGAAGCATTCACAGAGCCTGAGGAAGAAATCTGAGCTAACAAAGAAAGCTGATAACCACCAAAACTCATTGTTTCTTTGTAAGGTTTAAGGTTGTTTTTGAGCCAGCTCACCCTAAGAAAGCCTAGCTATGTCgaacttacttacttactgtaGTATACTTCACAGATGTTCTCTTTAATttccaatttatttatttatttatttttttttataaaatactCTGCTTCAATCCATATTTTTTGGTGTTATGCCtttcaaaaataatattttcaataGAGGTACATACAGGTAGACTTTCAAAATTTTCCAATCCAAAAATCCGGACTTGACGTTCAGAATCACCTGTCATCATAAGACAAGCAACCAGCAATGTCTATGGCGCTGAAGCTAGTGGGCTGTGTCATTTGGAGTCTGTAAACCATACCACTTGAAAAGGGCTATGTATGAATAATCCAAATAACACAATGATCttatcaaaaaatgtattgtgcATACTCATGTATATctattatgtatatatgtacatgtatttatatatgtatacataaatacactgtacatacataaatacactgtgtatatatatgttaatacacacagtttttatagatatacagaaacacactggaGTAACAGTGGCCTAGAGCTTTGACCAATGTCCCAAACATAAGTCAAAGTACAGTGTAAATGCTATGTAATACATGCTTCTTAACACTTGCAGTGTGCCAAAGATGTGCACAGCTGTTAAAAGCAGTGAGTGGTCATGAGTTATAATGCTGATAACTTACCTTATTCTTCTTGTAGTCACAGAGGAATTCCACCTCATAGTCATTGATGTTGGTTCTGCTCACACCAAGCTCTTTACAGTGGAGCCTCTCTCCGCGACACAGGGCTTCCAGCTCTTCCCAGAACATCTTACAGGGCACGCTGCAATCTGACACAGCAACTCCTTTTAACCAATATACCAGTACTTCACTTATCCAGTTCACATGCAGAAAGGAGGCCACAccgaaaaacattaaaatttaaaagGCCGTCGATTTAAACTGGCATAACACATTTCGGAGGGAGCAAGGCTGGATAAAATGACTTTGATACGTCTCAACGTGACTTAATTTGGCATACGTATAACACAATGAGAAGCATTTTTATCTCGATTAAATTCAACTTTCGATCTGATAACTCCACCTTCTACCGACACTGCATTCCCCACACAAGGAAATCGAGGTTAAAACCACTCGAGGATTTGAATCGTGGCGGCCATGCCCTTCATGGACACATCAAACTGCCAAAAGAACAAATGTATCCATAGAGCGTAAACATTTAAGTGGCGCTGCGTGGCGCCTGAAGCTTATCGATACAGTTTTTGCCCGCTTAACCACGCAGCCTGACCCTACGATGAAAAGGACTAGCCTGGCTTTTTAAAGCCACTACGTTG
This window harbors:
- the suv39h1b gene encoding histone-lysine N-methyltransferase SUV39H1b isoform X3, yielding MAENLKGVAVSDCSVPCKMFWEELEALCRGERLHCKELGVSRTNINDYEVEFLCDYKKNKEEEFYLVKWRGFPESDNSWEPKRNLKCPKLMKQFHLDLDKELRRHNRRCTPKKLDKEVSSFLTQKAKLRQTLQRWESHLNQTRNHPGRIFVNNEVDFEGPPKHFTYINNYKVGQGIVLDEMAVGCECKNCLEEPVNGCCPGASLHRMAYNDRGQVRIRAGQPIYECNSQCSCGPNCPNRVVQKGIQFDLCIFKTENGRGWGVRTLQHIKKNTFVMEYVGEIITTDEAERRGHVYDRQGSTYLFDLDYVEDVYTVDAAHQGNISHFVNHSCNPNLQVFNVFIDNIDERLPRIALFSTRAIRAGEELTFDYKMQTVCMVGIHL
- the suv39h1b gene encoding histone-lysine N-methyltransferase SUV39H1b isoform X2 produces the protein MAENLKDCSVPCKMFWEELEALCRGERLHCKELGVSRTNINDYEVEFLCDYKKNKEEEFYLVKWRGFPESDNSWEPKRNLKCPKLMKQFHLDLDKELRRHNRRCTPKKLDKEVSSFLTQKAKLRQTLQRWESHLNQTRNHPGRIFVNNEVDFEGPPKHFTYINNYKVGQGIVLDEMAVGCECKNCLEEPVNGCCPGASLHRMAYNDRGQVRIRAGQPIYECNSQCSCGPNCPNRVVQKGIQFDLCIFKTENGRGWGVRTLQHIKKNTFVMEYVGEIITTDEAERRGHVYDRQGSTYLFDLDYVEDVYTVDAAHQGNISHFVNHSCNPNLQVFNVFIDNIDERLPRIALFSTRAIRAGEELTFDYKMQIDPVDTESTKMDSSFSLAGLPTSPKKRIRVECRCGSDSCRKYLF
- the suv39h1b gene encoding histone-lysine N-methyltransferase SUV39H1b isoform X1; translation: MAENLKGVAVSDCSVPCKMFWEELEALCRGERLHCKELGVSRTNINDYEVEFLCDYKKNKEEEFYLVKWRGFPESDNSWEPKRNLKCPKLMKQFHLDLDKELRRHNRRCTPKKLDKEVSSFLTQKAKLRQTLQRWESHLNQTRNHPGRIFVNNEVDFEGPPKHFTYINNYKVGQGIVLDEMAVGCECKNCLEEPVNGCCPGASLHRMAYNDRGQVRIRAGQPIYECNSQCSCGPNCPNRVVQKGIQFDLCIFKTENGRGWGVRTLQHIKKNTFVMEYVGEIITTDEAERRGHVYDRQGSTYLFDLDYVEDVYTVDAAHQGNISHFVNHSCNPNLQVFNVFIDNIDERLPRIALFSTRAIRAGEELTFDYKMQIDPVDTESTKMDSSFSLAGLPTSPKKRIRVECRCGSDSCRKYLF